Proteins found in one Ctenopharyngodon idella isolate HZGC_01 chromosome 16, HZGC01, whole genome shotgun sequence genomic segment:
- the mdc1 gene encoding mediator of DNA damage checkpoint protein 1 isoform X2, which produces MDATQQIEDPFSEEEDQEEEKKEGGPEREQLATLKVFKNDHIPEAEFPLYVGDNVLGRDPAVCSVLLPARSVSGRHAVISISVIRSSSSCSGNGAAVEALLWDMGSLNGTRKGRFKLTPQVRYALTEGESVVIADVPCQYIGLNISNRDTHKTPEKEVSKKEKKEGSPLSSSDSKLRKGVRNGLNEKERSAFPPVPLWSSEDEEPKMCSPQPANKQPEITLVPESDSDGESATDERKDFVSDSASSSHLCSSTNSSFLTPAKKVIPESEDESSITPSSASMDRFRLRETSGEPCSNSSKPGLLALNLESDTDFEEADMEKSKTEPEVQPKLSAKVEPVPSAEFNMDSDTDVEGEEPETSKAEPEAQEAVTLEKSISSVGLHMDSDTDVEEEEEKSKTEPEAQIEQAPKVGPVASAEFHMDSDTDVEEEEPVAIKAKPEAQNAVTLDKSVSSVGHHMDSDTDVEEKEEESKTEAKAHTEEAPKVKSVPTADLQMDSDTDVEENEAPITENISEKKAEVLAVTESTSSAPPHTEFNMDSDTDVEDDNPIKVSMVTEVSHPIGEGSDVRPTSTPGSELHMDSDTDVDEENEDKEKVKARDFLSNSETDDEDPFKPVLDKAVKVAESPKASVGGKAEQSKESTHKKQDHHSQAKTCLEEPTQAFGHFEDWDLPSTQAYGAVGASAKFKPKQLDLEATQAYGTETDREEEPEEQLSHTQPYSNLSTAETQLIPVAKTYDYDDDEEEDEEPPNDSHLSTADTVIIASTPRREEQTQPFSLFTAQMQHIWEGEDKEFYQSEPTQLMEADTINETQEETQPMCEEEEATDADLSRDSFQKPSTRQQAEKYDSAHLDENNSSSHVIIAETQPMSGDEAPPDQDNVVSSIHTEKPTRSIITIAETQPMFEEDQAPEDDLNEVSRRQTDKGDPIQQTEKASTSNLAIPETHVGEDDEGQEKELSSKMPSRRSRRGRPKKEKEAPQPAEDVVHHTITETQLMCEEEQALDEDMKSEINTGVPSTGQQTDEFRSPELAETDLKSRVTIAETQCVSEEAPCDDLTNAVSTSQIDEHSSTELPKPSSSHFIIAETQPMHEEDEGQEDYLSSKTSSRRSRRGKPKKDEVPQTSEVAVHHTITETQPVPEEVIERDEDLSSGVKSRRSRRGRPIKEDSIPQPAEAAITSLSTSTETQPVCEDGTGRDEDLNIIISKRPRRGRKKDESEPAPSVGPNSDVIVVEAQPMCEENAQEEPSGRSSRRHRKDKTEVESETPAPGKVQGKTRKGQEGKRKRGKALSEDEGESEEEKTTRRGARRTGMKQKCSEKEEEERNAQAEKERMEKELQEQEERERIEKKRLEHERKEQEERERAETVMRQKLEREQKELEEKERLKREEEEKMRKENERIQREKDRLEREEKERLERESREREEQRQKEEERIQMEKEQKEKERLAAERERLEKEKQENEELQMRAKGEKETKKNEQLEKDKTELETPLVPPARRTRRCSSSSMNSDQSVSSQQEPSIQRGRGRGRGRGRGRQTTNEQPISARQSSRRGLAIAVEDTEQDPNSTTRSRSRSSSRSSERSANSVVTSNQGTRGRGRGRKSVKLPEPQEVSQAKTSGKGRGRGGRLSGVENVNAGMTNEREQDAERVDDTAVPQTNSRGRKRAANTSTSTEEAPSPTPKTPRRSVSSQAHKVLFTGLTDEDGERAVSRLGGSLARGVNDMTHLVTDKARRTVKFLCAVARGVPIVTPDWLKKCGKAGHFLSADEYILKDVEQEKKFSFSLQKALQTAQSQPLLKGYEIHVTPSVMPEPSQMKEIITCCGARFLPKMPSAHKEHTVVVSCEQDRALCQKAVNMSLPVVSTEFLLTGILQQRVDLQAYSLTSSLDTSNQPAAPKAAAKGRRK; this is translated from the exons ATGGATGCCACTCAGCAGATTGAGGATCCATTCTCTGAAGAAGAAGATCAGGAAGAGGAGAAGAAAGAAGGAGGACCAGAAAGAGAacagttggcaacactgaaagtgtttaaaaatgaccaCATACCAGAGGCAG AATTCCCTCTCTACGTCGGAGACAATGTTTTGGGTCGTGATCCTGCtgtctgttctgttctgctTCCGGCTCGATCTGTGTCCGGTCGGCATGCTGTCATCTCCATCTCAGTGATCCGCTCAAGCAGCAGCTGCTCTGGTAACGGTGCTGCTGTGGAAGCACTTTTATGGGACATGGGCAGTTTGAATGGAACTAGAAAAGGCAGATTCAAGCTGACGCCTCAGGTACGATATGCTTTGACCGAGGGAGAGAGTGTGGTGATCGCTGACGTGCCATGTCAGTACATTGGTCTGAACATCTCAAACAGAGATACACACAAAACTCCAGAGAAAGAAGTgtccaaaaaggaaaaaaaggaagGTTCGCCACTATCGAGCAGTGACTCAAAGTTGAGGAAAGGTGTGCGGAATGGGTTGAATGAGAAAGAGAGGAGTGCCTTTCCCCCTGTGCCTTTATGGAGCTCTGAGGATGAAGAACCCAAAATGTGTTCACCACAGCCAGCTAACAAACAGCCTGAGATCACCCTGGTGCCTGAGTCAGACTCAGATGGAGAGAGTGCTACGGATGAGAGGAAAGATTTTG TTTCAGACTCAGCATCCTCCTCTCATCTGTGTAGTTCCACAAATTCATCATTCCTGACCCCTGCAAAAAAAGTAATTCCAGAGAG tgaggATGAGAGCTCCATCACTCCATCTTCAGCCTCAATGGACCGGTTCAGACTGAGGGAAACCTCCGGTGAACCGTGTTCAAACTCATCTAAGCCTGGCCTGCTAGCTCTCAACTTGGAAAGTGACACTGATTTTGAGGAAGCAGACATGGAGAAAAGCAAGACTGAACCAGAGGTCCAGCCTAAATTATCTGCAAAGGTGGAACCAGTACCTTCAGCTGAATTTAATATGGACAGTGATACTGATGTTGAGGGAGAGGAGCCGGAGACAAGTAAGGCTGAACCAGAGGCTCAGGAAGCAGTAACTCTAGAGAAATCTATATCTTCAGTTGGTCTTCATATGGACAGTGATACTGATGttgaagaagaggaagaaaaaagcAAAACTGAACCAGAGGCGCAGATAGAACAAGCTCCAAAGGTGGGACCAGTAGCTTCAGCTGAATTTCATATGGACAGTGATACTGATGTTGAGGAAGAGGAGCCAGTGGCAATTAAGGCTAAACCAGAGGCTCAAAATGCGGTAACTCTTGATAAATCTGTATCCTCAGTTGGACATCATATGGACAGTGATACTGATGTTGAAGAAAAGGAAGAGGAAAGCAAGACTGAAGCAAAGGCTCATACTGAAGAAGCTCCAAAGGTGAAATCAGTACCTACAGCCGATCTTCAAATGGACAGTGATACTGATGTGGAGGAGAATGAGGCTCCTATAACTGAAAATATCTCCGAAAAGAAAGCAGAAGTTTTAGCAGTTACTGAAAGCACTTCATCCGCACCACCACATACAGAATTCAACATGGACAGTGACACTGATGTTGAAGATGACAATCCCATAAAGGTTTCCATGGTGACAGAGGTTTCACATCCCATTGGAGAGGGAAGTGATGTCAGACCTACATCAACTCCAGGGTCAGAGCTCCACATGGACAGCGACACAGATGTAGATGAAGAAAATGAGGACAAGGAGAAGGTGAAGGCCAGAGATTTTCTGTCAAACAGTGAAACAGACGATGAGGATCCTTTTAAACCTGTACTAGACAAAGCTGTGAAGGTTGCAGAGAGTCCCAAGGCTTCTGTGGGTGGCAAAGCAGAGCAGTCAAAAGAGAGTACCCATAAAAAACAAGACCATCATTCTCAAGCAAAGACTTGTCTTGAGGAACCAACCCAAGCTTTTGGTCACTTTGAAGACTGGGACCTGCCGTCCACACAAGCATACG GAGCTGTTGGGGCCAGTGCTAAGTTCAAGCCAAAGCAGCTTGATCTTGAGGCTACGCAGGCATATggaacagagacagacagagaggaaGAACCGGAGGAGCAACTGAGCCATACCCAACCCTACTCCAACCTCTCCACTGCTGAAACTCAGCTCATTCCTGTAGCAAAGACttatgattatgatgatgatgaggaggaaGATGAAGAACCACCCAATGACTCTCACCTTTCCACAGCAGACACTGTAATCATCGCCAGCACCCCAAGACGAGAAGAGCAGACACAGCCCTTCTCTCTCTTCACAGCCCAAATGCAACACATCTGGGAGGGAGAAGACAAAGAGTTTTATCAGAGTGAGCCCACCCAGCTCATGGAGGCAGACACCATCAATGAAACGCAAGAAG AAACTCAGCCCATGTGTGAGGAAGAAGAAGCAACAGATGCCGATCTGAGTAGGGACAGCTTTCAGAAACCAAGTACCAGACAACAGGCCGAAAAATATGATTCTGCGCATCTTGATGAAAACAACTCTAGCTCCCATGTCATCATAGCTGAAACACAACCAATGAGTGGTGATGAAGCACCACCAGATCAGGACAATGTGGTCAGCAGTATTCATACAGAAAAACCTACCAGGTCCATTATCACCATCGCTGAAACGCAACCAATGTTTGAGGAAGACCAAGCACCAGAGGATGATCTGAACGAGGTCAGCAGAAGACAGACCGACAAAGGCGACCCCATACAACAAACTGAAAAAGCCTCCACTTCCAATCTTGCCATCCCTGAAACACATGTTGGTGAAGATGATGAGGGACAGGAGAAAGAGCTTAGCAGCAAGATGCCTAGCAGAAGATCACGCCGGGGtagaccaaaaaaagaaaaggaagccCCACAACCTGCTGAGGATGTTGTCCATCACACTATCACAGAAACGCAACTAATGTGTGAGGAGGAACAAGCACTGGATGAAGATATGAAGAGTGAGATCAACACAGGGGTACCAAGTACAGGGCAACAAACAGATGAATTCAGATCTCCAGAGCTTGCTGAAACAGACTTGAAATCCCGTGTCACTATCGCTGAAACGCAGTGTGTTTCAGAGGAGGCACCATGTGATGATCTGACTAATGCAGTTAGCACCAGCCAGATAGATGAACACAGCTCCACAGAACTCCCAAAACCCTCCAGCTCCCATTTCATTATAGCTGAAACACAGCCTATGCATGAGGAAGATGAAGGACAGGAGGATTACCTCAGCAGTAAAACATCAAGCAGAAGATCACGCAGGGGAAAACCAAAGAAAGACGAGGTTCCACAAACTTCTGAGGTTGCTGTTCATCACACTATCACAGAAACCCAACCAGTTCCTGAGGAAGTGATTGAAAGAGATGAAGATCTGAGCAGTGGAGTCAAATCCAGGAGATCCCGCAGAGGAAGACCGATAAAAGAGGACAGCATTCCACAACCTGCTGAAGCTGCCATCACTTCCCTTTCCACTAGCACAGAAACACAGCCTGTTTGTGAGGATGGAACTGGAAGGGATGAAGATCTGAATATCATCATATCCAAAAGACCTCgcagaggaagaaaaaaagatgaaagtGAACCTGCACCGTCTGTTGGACCAAACTCTGATGTCATTGTTGTTGAAGCACAGCCCATGTGTGAGGAAAATGCTCAAGAAGAACCTAGTGGCAGAAGTAGCAGGAGACATAGGAAAGACAAGACAGAGGTGGAAAGTGAGACACCTGCACCTGGTAAAGTCCAAGGTAAAACCAGAAAAGGGCAGGAAGGGAAAAGAAAGAGGGGGAAAGCATTGTCTGAGGATGAGGGAGAGAGTGAAGAGGAAAAAACCACGAGGAGAGGAGCCAGAAGAACAGGTATGAAACAGAAGTGTAGTGAAAAGGAAGAAGAGGAGAGGAATGCCCaagcagagaaagagaggatGGAGAAAGAGCTCCAAGAACAGGAGGAGCGAGAGAGGATAGAAAAGAAGAGACTGGAGCATGAGAGAAAGGAacaagaagagagagagagggctgaAACCGTAATGAGACAAAAACTGGAAAGAGAGCAGAAGGAATTAGAGGAAAAAGAACGACTGAAAAGGgaagaagaggaaaaaatgagaaaagaaaatgagagaaTACAGAGGGAAAAAGATCGTTtagaaagagaagagaaagaaaggTTGGAGAGAGAGAGTAGAGAACGAGAAgaacaaagacaaaaagaagAGGAAAGAATTCAAATGGAGAAGGAACAAAAAGAGAAGGAAAGATTGGCGGCAGAGAGAGAAAGGTTAGAAAAGGAGAAACAAGAAAATGAGGAGCTTCAGATGAGAGCAAAAGGAGAAAAAGAGACCAAAAAGAATGAGCAATTGGAGAAGGACAAAACAGAATTGGAAACTCCACTTGTTCCTCCAGCCAGGCGAACACGACGTTGTTCAAGCTCATCTATGAACTCGGATCAATCTGTATCCTCTCAACAGGAGCCATCCATTCAGAGGGGCCGAGGGCGAGGCAGGGGACGGGGCAGAGGAAGACAGACAACTAATGAGCAACCAATCAGTGCTAGACAGTCTAGCCGGAGAGGACTAGCTATTGCAGTCGAAGACACAGAGCAGGACCCCAATTCAACAACCCGTTCCCGATCCCGCTCCAGTTCTAGAAGTTCTGAGAGATCTGCTAATAGTGTTGTAACGTCGAATCAAGGGACGAGAGGAAGAGGCAGAGGCAGGAAGAGTGTTAAACTACCAGAACCGCAGGAAGTTTCCCAAGCTAAAACTTCCGGAAAAGGCAGGGGAAGAGGAGGCAGGCTTTCTGGTGTGGAGAATGTAAATGCCGGAATGACCAATGAGCGTGAACAAGATGCAGAGAGAGTAGATGACACTGCTGTACCCCAAACCAACAGCAGAGGTCGCAAGAGAGCAGCCAACACTAGCACATCCACAGAAGAGGCTCCATCACCCACACCCAAGACTCCAAGGCGCTCTGTGTCCAGTCAGGCGCACAAG GTGTTATTCACTGGGTTGACGGATGAGGATGGAGAAAGAGCGGTCTCCCGTTTGGGTGGAAGTCTGGCAAGAGGGGTGAACGATATGACTCACCTGGTGACTGATAAGGCAAGACGCACTGTGAAGTTTTTGTGCGCTGTTGCCAGAGGGGTGCCGATCGTGACTCCTGATTGGCTAAAGAAG TGTGGAAAAGCTGGCCATTTTCTTTCTGCTGATGAATATATATTGAAAGACGTTGAGCAGGAGAAGAAGTTTAGTTTCAGCCTACAGAAGGCACTGCAAACTGCTCAAAGTCAACCTCTTTTAAAG GGTTATGAGATTCACGTAACCCCATCTGTGATGCCAGAACCATCTCAAATGAAAGAAATCATCACCTGCTGTGGTGCACGTTTCCTCCCTAAAATGCCCTCAGCTCACAAG GAGCACACTGTGGTGGTGTCATGTGAACAGGACAGGGCGCTTTGTCAGAAGGCAGTGAATATGTCATTGCCCGTGGTCAGCACAGAGTTCCTATTGACTGGCATTCTGCAGCAGAGAGTTGACCTGCAGGCCTATTCTCTCACTTCCTCTCTCGACACATCCAATCAGCCTGCAGCCCCCAAAGCCGCTGCCAAGGGCCGTAGGAAGTAG